A part of Halobaculum sp. MBLA0143 genomic DNA contains:
- a CDS encoding 30S ribosomal protein S4e — protein MSNHQKRLSAPDSWPVERKEETFTVKADAGPHGETGVPLLIVLRDVLGYVDSRKEARYALEGGSVLVNGDGNVAEDRPVGMFDILAFTERDEYYRVFPSEGGRLSLTPIDEDAAASRLGKVVGKQQVAGGAFQYTLHDGTTLRADDSYAGGDSLVVDNETKEIVAHFPYEEGALVTAVDGGHAGEIGEIEEIRVTPGSGDNAVVVTQADGGFETIADYVVVIDENFTEGGEE, from the coding sequence ATGAGCAACCACCAGAAACGACTCTCGGCCCCGGACTCGTGGCCGGTCGAACGGAAGGAGGAGACGTTCACGGTGAAGGCGGACGCCGGTCCACACGGCGAGACGGGTGTGCCCCTGTTGATCGTCCTGCGGGACGTGCTGGGGTACGTCGACAGCCGGAAGGAGGCACGCTACGCCCTAGAGGGCGGCAGCGTGTTGGTCAACGGTGACGGCAACGTCGCCGAGGACCGTCCGGTGGGGATGTTCGACATCCTCGCGTTCACCGAGCGAGACGAGTACTACCGCGTGTTCCCGTCGGAGGGCGGTCGGCTGTCGCTGACCCCCATCGACGAGGACGCGGCGGCCTCCCGGCTGGGGAAGGTCGTCGGCAAGCAGCAGGTGGCCGGCGGGGCGTTCCAGTACACGCTCCACGACGGCACGACGCTGCGGGCGGACGACAGCTACGCCGGCGGGGACTCGCTCGTGGTCGACAACGAGACGAAGGAGATCGTCGCCCACTTCCCGTACGAGGAGGGGGCGCTCGTGACCGCCGTCGACGGCGGACACGCCGGCGAGATCGGCGAGATCGAGGAGATCCGCGTCACCCCGGGCTCCGGGGACAACGCGGTCGTTGTCACGCAGGCGGACGGTGGCTTCGAGACGATCGCCGACTACGTCGTCGTGATCGACGAGAACTTCACCGAAGGAGGTGAGGAGTGA
- the rplX gene encoding 50S ribosomal protein L24 codes for MTEQPHKQRTQTRDAPLHERQTQVRATLSAELREEYDQRNVRVNVGDTVEVMRGDHAGEEEEVVRVDLREAVVHVEDVTVESADGEEVPRPLDASNLRVTELDLEDDRREARLESDEEAA; via the coding sequence ATGACCGAGCAACCACACAAGCAACGGACCCAGACACGGGACGCGCCGCTCCACGAGCGGCAGACCCAGGTTCGCGCGACCCTCTCGGCGGAGCTCCGAGAGGAGTACGACCAGCGGAACGTCCGCGTCAACGTCGGCGACACCGTCGAAGTGATGCGCGGTGACCACGCCGGCGAGGAGGAAGAGGTCGTGCGCGTGGACCTGCGGGAAGCGGTCGTCCACGTCGAGGACGTCACCGTCGAGAGTGCAGACGGCGAGGAGGTGCCGCGTCCGCTGGACGCTTCGAACCTCCGCGTGACGGAGCTCGACTTAGAGGACGACCGCCGCGAGGCACGTCTGGAGTCCGACGAGGAGGCTGCGTAA
- a CDS encoding 50S ribosomal protein L14, with the protein MQALKADVTQGLEKGSLITCADNTGARELKVISVSGYGGTKNRHPKAGVGAKVTVSVTKGTPEMRRQVLEAVVVRQRKPIRRPSGTRVKFADNAAVVVDDAEEPRGTEIKGPIAREVAERFGSIASTATQIV; encoded by the coding sequence ATGCAGGCCCTGAAGGCGGACGTGACGCAGGGTCTGGAGAAGGGATCGCTGATCACGTGTGCCGACAACACTGGCGCACGCGAGCTGAAGGTGATCAGCGTCTCGGGCTACGGCGGCACGAAGAACAGACACCCCAAGGCCGGCGTCGGCGCCAAGGTGACCGTCTCGGTCACCAAGGGGACCCCGGAGATGCGCCGCCAGGTGCTGGAGGCGGTGGTCGTCCGGCAGCGGAAGCCGATCCGCCGTCCCAGCGGCACGCGCGTGAAGTTCGCGGACAACGCCGCAGTCGTCGTCGACGACGCGGAGGAGCCGCGCGGGACGGAGATCAAGGGTCCCATCGCGCGTGAGGTCGCCGAGCGCTTCGGGAGCATCGCCAGCACCGCGACACAGATCGTATGA
- a CDS encoding 30S ribosomal protein S17 has translation MAIGLNVTDPETTCSDENCPFHGTLSVRGQTLEGEVASTDMTKTVVVEREYDVYVPKYDRYMKRRSRVSAHHPPCLDVEEGEEVRIAETRPLSKTKSHVVVETVGGEE, from the coding sequence ATGGCAATCGGACTGAACGTAACAGATCCGGAGACGACGTGCTCCGACGAGAACTGTCCGTTCCACGGCACGCTCAGCGTGCGCGGACAGACGCTCGAAGGGGAGGTCGCCTCCACAGATATGACGAAGACCGTAGTGGTCGAACGGGAGTACGACGTGTACGTCCCGAAGTACGACCGCTACATGAAGCGACGGAGCCGCGTGTCCGCACACCACCCGCCCTGCCTCGACGTCGAGGAGGGCGAGGAGGTGCGGATCGCCGAGACACGACCCCTCTCGAAGACGAAGTCACACGTCGTCGTCGAGACGGTCGGAGGTGAGGAGTGA